A genome region from Magnolia sinica isolate HGM2019 chromosome 8, MsV1, whole genome shotgun sequence includes the following:
- the LOC131253363 gene encoding pyruvate decarboxylase 1 translates to MDTKIGSLDSSNPAKTDVGGPPGPTFVSTIQNSVHPSSIAMPDATLGSHIARRLVQVGVTDVFTVPGDFNLTLLDHLIAEPGLTNIGCCNELNAGYAADGYARSRGVGACVVTFTVGGLSILNAIAGAYSENLPVICIVGGPNSNDYGTNRILHHTIGLPDFSQELRCFQTVTCYQAVVNNLEDAHELIDTAISTALKESKPVYISIGCNLPAIPHPTFSREPVPFVLAPKLSNQMGLEAAVEATAEFLNNAVKPVMVGGPKLRVAKAGQAFTELADACGYPIAVMPSAKGMVPEHHPRFIGTYWGAVSTAFCSEIVESADAYLFAGPIFNDYSSVGYSLLLKKDKAIIVQPERVVIANGPTFGCILMKDFFHALAKRLKRNTTAYENYHRIFVPDGVPLKAQPKEALRVNILFKHIQAMLSGDMAVIAETGDSWFNCQKLKLPEGCGYEFQMQYGSIGWSVGATLGYAQAAKNKRVIACIGDGSFQVTAQDVSTMLRCEQNTIIFLINNGGYTIEVEIHDGPYNVIKNWNYTALIDAIHNGEGKCWTAKVRCEQELEEAIEKATGPMKNCLCFIEVIVHKDDTSKELLEWGSRVSAANSRPPNPQ, encoded by the exons ATGGATACCAAGATTGGATCTTTGGATTCAAGCAACCCCGCCAAAACTGACGTCGGTGGCCCACCTGGCCCCACTTTTGTGTCCACCATCCAGAACTCCGTCCACCCATCGTCCATCGCGATGCCGGATGCCACTCTAGGCAGCCACATCGCGCGCCGCCTCGTCCAGGTTGGCGTTACTGACGTCTTCACCGTCCCCGGCGACTTCAATCTCACCCTTCTCGATCACCTGATTGCAGAGCCAGGCCTCACCAACATCGGCTGCTGCAACGAGCTCAACGCCGGGTACGCTGCAGATGGTTACGCTCGGTCCCGAGGTGTCGGGGCATGTGTTGTGACGTTCACTGTCGGCGGCCTCAGCATCCTCAACGCCATCGCTGGCGCCTACAGTGAGAACCTTCCGGTCATCTGCATCGTGGGCGGACCCAACTCAAACGACTATGGGACGAACCGGATCCTCCACCACACGATCGGGCTGCCTGACTTCAGCCAAGAGCTTCGATGCTTCCAGACGGTCACGTGTTATCAAGCGGTCGTCAACAATCTGGAGGACGCCCATGAATTGATCGACACTGCCATCTCGACCGCTCTCAAGGAAAGCAAGCCTGTCTATATAAGCATTGGCTGCAATCTGCCGGCGATCCCCCATCCGACATTCAGTCGGGAGCCCGTTCCGTTCGTCCTCGCTCCCAA ACTGAGCAATCAGATGGGACTGGAAGCCGCTGTGGAAGCCACCGCCGAGTTCTTGAACAATGCAGTGAAGCCAGTCATGGTTGGTGGGCCCAAACTCCGCGTTGCGAAGGCCGGGCAAGCGTTCACGGAGCTGGCTGATGcctgtggatatccaatcgccgTGATGCCGTCTGCGAAAGGGATGGTGCCAGAGCACCACCCGCGGTTCATTGGCACATATTGGGGTGCAGTCAGCACTGCTTTCTGCTCAGAGATTGTGGAATCAGCCGACGCCTACCTGTTTGCAGGGCCCATCTTCAATGACTACAGCTCGGTGGGGTACTCGCTTCTCCTCAAGAAGGATAAGGCCATTATTGTGCAGCCCGAACGGGTGGTGATTGCCAACGGGCCTACATTTGGGTGCATCCTGATGAAGGACTTCTTCCATGCATTGGCCAAGAGGCTTAAGCGGAACACGACTGCTTATGAGAACTACCATCGGATCTTTGTCCCAGATGGGGTCCCACTCAAGGCGCAGCCCAAGGAGGCTTTGAGGGTGAACATCCTGTTCAAGCACATACAGGCTATGTTGTCGGGAGATATGGCCGTGATCGCTGAGACAGGTGATTCATGGTTCAACTGCCAGAAGCTGAAGCTGCCAGAGGGATGTGG GTATGAATTCCAAATGCAGTATGGATCGATTGGATGGTCAGTGGGAGCGACACTGGGTTATGCACAGGCTGCAAAGAATAAGCGGGTGATCGCTTGCATTGGCGACGGAAGCTTTCAG GTGACGGCCCAAGACGTGTCAACAATGCTGAGGTGTGAGCAGAATACCATAATCTTCCTGATAAACAATGGGGGATACACCATCGAAGTTGAGATCCATGATGGCCCGTACAACGTCATCAAGAACTGGAACTACACTGCATTGATTGACGCCATCCACAATGGTGAAGGCAAATGTTGGACAGCCAAG GTCCGTTGCGAGCAGGAACTGGAAGAAGCAATTGAGAAGGCGACAGGGCCCATGAAGAACTGCTTGTGCTTCATCGAGGTGATCGTGCACAAGGACGACACTAGCAAAGAACTGTTGGAGTGGGGATCGAGGGTGTCTGCAGCCAACAGCCGACCGCCAAATCCTCAGTAA